The following coding sequences lie in one Musa acuminata AAA Group cultivar baxijiao chromosome BXJ3-1, Cavendish_Baxijiao_AAA, whole genome shotgun sequence genomic window:
- the LOC135628276 gene encoding CMP-sialic acid transporter 2-like, with protein sequence MEYRRIKDQENYGEKSQTDVENQHGKPFSVGAADSVPGSGVSSTNKSNWKLKSVVTIALTLLTSSQAILIVWSKRAGKYDYSVTTANFSVEALKCTLSLAALVRIWKSHGVTADNTLSTSFEEVNVYPIPAILYLIKNLLQYYIFAYVDAPAYQILKNLNIISTGVLYRIILKKKLSEIQWAAFILLCAGCTTAQLNSTSDRVLQTPFQGWVMAIVMALLSGFAGVYTEAIIKKRPSRNINVQNFWLYVFGMIFNLVAICIQDYDEVMNKGFFHGYSFITVCMVLNHALSGIAVSMVMKYADNIVKVYSTSVAMLLTAVVSVFLFGFHLSLAFFLGSTVVSVSVYLHSIGKPQPQK encoded by the exons ATGGAGTACAGAAGAATCAAGGATCAG GAAAATTATGGTGAGAAATCGCAAACTGATGTGGAGAATCAACATGGGAAGCCTTTTTCTGTTG GTGCTGCTGATAGCGTGCCTGGCTCCGGAGTTAGCTCGACCAACAAATCCAATTGGAAGCTCAA GTCGGTCGTCACTATCGCTTTGACATTACTTACAAGCTCACAAGCAATACTCATTGTGTGGTCCAAAAGAGCTGGGAAATATGATTACAGTGTAACAACAGCCAACTTCTCG GTGGAGGCTTTAAAATGCACACTGTCACTTGCAGCACTGGTTAGAATATGGAAAAGTCATGGTGTTACAGCGGATAATAC GTTAAGTACATCTTTTGAAGAAGTTAATGTTTATCCTATCCCTGCAATACTCTACCTTATTAAGAATTTACTACAG TATTACATCTTCGCATATGTGGATGCCCCTGCGTACCAGATATTGAAGAACCTGAATATCATCAGCACTGGTGTATTGTATCGCATCATTCTAAAGAAGAA GTTAAGTGAAATTCAGTGGGCAGCTTTTATTCTCTTATGTGCAGGATGCACGACAGCACAACTAAACTCTAC TTCTGATCGTGTTCTTCAAACTCCATTTCAAGGTTGGGTAATGGCTATT GTCATGGCACTTTTAAGTGGCTTTGCTGGGGTGTACACAGAG GCTATTATCAAGAAGCGTCCTTCGAGAAATATTAATGTGCAGAACTTCTGGTTGTACGTCTTTGGAATGATTTTTAATCTAGTTGCAATCTGCATTCAGGACTATGATGAAGTCATGAACAA AGGTTTCTTTCATGGATATTCCTTTATCACAGTCTGCATGGTTCTTAATCATGCACTCAG TGGTATTGCTGTTTCGATGGTGATGAAATATGCTGATAACATCGTGAAG GTGTATTCAACTTCAGTGGCAATGCTTCTAACAGCGGTTGTATCAGTGTTTCTTTTTGGCTTCCATCTATCGCTCGCCTTCTTTCTCGGGTCCAC GGTTGTTTCTGTCTCTGTGTACTTGCACTCGATTGGGAAACCGCAACCGCAAAaatga
- the LOC135628537 gene encoding exopolygalacturonase-like, producing MRLVLLYLCIICHGMATVDGARTNVSGGKPKSSGTFNVKEYGARGNGRSDDTKAFLAAWDAACKSSGQVKILIPSGTYFLNPIEFNGPCRDVQSLKFQMQGTLRATTDLRKYGNGKGWVEFRHVDGLTVTGGGTFDGQGAVSWPFNKCPKDKNCKVLPTSVKFVNTKDTVVRGITSLNSKFFHMALLGCHNFKGSGITISAPGTSPNTDGIHLEGSTGVTISSSKVATGDDCISIGQGNSLVTISGITCGPGHGISIGSLGRYNDEEDVKNVIIKDSTFQGTTNGVRIKTWANSPAITKVQNMTFDNLVMKNVDYPIVIDQTYCPFAKCDNSRASRVKLSDIHFKNIRGTTKRPEAVILRCSKGTPCQKLSLHNINLKNIGSGGTLSTCLNAKAEYSGSIFPPPCQ from the exons ATGAGGCTAGTCTTGCTTTACCTTTGCATCATTTGCCATGGGATGGCGACGGTGGACGGAGCGAGGACCAACGTGAGCGGAGGAAAGCCCAAGAGCTCCGGTACCTTCAATGTGAAGGAGTATGGTGCCAGGGGCAACGGCCGGAGCGACGACACCAAG GCGTTCCTGGCAGCTTGGGACGCAGCTTGCAAATCATCTGGGCAGGTCAAGATTTTGATCCCTAGCGGTACCTACTTCCTCAACCCTATTGAATTCAATGGCCCCTGCCGAGATGTGCAGAGTTTGAAGTTCCAAATGCAG GGCACGCTGAGGGCGACTACGGACTTGCGCAAATATGGAAACGGTAAGGGGTGGGTGGAGTTTCGACATGTCGATGGACTGACTGTGACCGGCGGAGGGACCTTCGATGGTCAAGGAGCTGTGTCTTGGCCCTTCAACAAGTGCCCCAAAGATAAGAACTGCAAAGTCCTGCCGACG TCCGTGAAGTTCGTGAACACAAAAGATACGGTGGTGAGAGGTATAACATCACTCAATAGCAAGTTTTTCCACATGGCACTGCTAGGCTGCCATAACTTCAAGGGCAGTGGCATCACCATCAGTGCCCCGGGCACCAGCCCCAACACTGATGGCATTCACCTGGAGGGCAGCACGGGTGTGACCATATCGAGCTCGAAGGTTGCGACAGGTGATGATTGCATCTCGATCGGTCAGGGCAACAGTCTAGTGACAATCTCCGGCATCACTTGCGGTCCTGGCCATGGTATCAG TATTGGAAGCTTGGGGAGGTACAATGATGAAGAAGATGTGAAGAATGTTATCATAAAGGATAGCACCTTTCAAGGGACGACGAATGGAGTACGGATCAAGACATGGGCCAATTCACCTGCCATTACTAAGGTTCAAAACATGACCTTTGACAACCTTGTGATGAAGAATGTCGACTATCCCATCGTCATAGACCAGACATACTGCCCCTTTGCCAAGTGTGACAATTCG AGAGCATCTCGCGTAAAGCTCAGTGATATCCACTTCAAGAACATTCGAGGAACGACAAAGAGGCCAGAGGCAGTGAtactcagatgcagcaaagggacACCGTGCCAGAAGCTCAGCCTCCACAACATCAACCTTAAAAATATCGGTTCTGGAGGCACGCTTTCCACTTGTCTCAATGCCAAGGCAGAGTATAGTGGCAGTATCTTTCCCCCACCATGCCAGTAA